Proteins from a genomic interval of Xanthomonas sp. AM6:
- a CDS encoding S53 family peptidase, whose amino-acid sequence MDYQILCGSERSPLPGCVDAGKFPAAHRLRVLLALRQPALDAAAARLLDVAGDDVPAPLSREAFASRFAADAEDLRAVEAFAAQHGLCVEQTLAHAGVMILEGSVQQFDRAFQVDLRDYRNDDLRYRGRTGAVSVPAALHGVVSAVLGLDDRPQARMLPHARAQDVTASPGAAAPVARYTPPQLAELYGFPEHDGTGQCIGIIALGGGYAREQLAAYFAELGLPMPQIVDVLLAGARNRPSGQARKADVEVQMDVQIAGAIAPGAKLLVYFAPNTDNGFLEAIVSAIHDRVHAPDVIAISWGFTETLWTAQSREAYNRALQAAALLGVTVCIASGDDGASDGQPGLNVCFPASSPFVLACGGTRLQVDAQAAHEQAWSGTGGGQSRVFARPRWQQGLALHGTQAAAQPLNMRGVPDVAANADAETGYYVHIDGRPAVMGGTSAAAPLWAALLARIYGMNGGRRLFLPPRLYAVADACRDIVGGSNGGFRAGPGWDACTGLGVPDGGRIAAALGAGPGATPVAAASASG is encoded by the coding sequence ATGGACTACCAGATCCTCTGCGGCAGCGAGCGCAGCCCCCTGCCCGGTTGCGTCGATGCCGGCAAGTTCCCGGCCGCGCATCGCCTGCGCGTGCTGCTGGCGCTGCGCCAGCCTGCGCTGGACGCGGCCGCGGCCCGCCTGCTCGACGTTGCCGGCGACGACGTGCCCGCGCCGCTGTCGCGCGAGGCATTCGCTTCGCGCTTCGCCGCCGACGCCGAGGACCTGCGCGCAGTCGAGGCCTTCGCCGCGCAGCACGGCCTGTGCGTGGAGCAGACCCTGGCCCATGCCGGGGTGATGATCCTGGAAGGCAGCGTGCAGCAGTTCGACCGCGCGTTCCAGGTGGACCTGCGCGACTACCGCAACGACGACCTGCGCTACCGCGGGCGTACCGGCGCGGTGTCGGTGCCCGCCGCCCTGCACGGCGTGGTCAGCGCGGTGCTCGGCCTGGACGATCGGCCGCAGGCGCGCATGCTGCCGCACGCGCGGGCGCAGGACGTCACCGCCTCACCCGGCGCCGCGGCGCCGGTGGCCCGGTACACGCCGCCGCAGCTGGCCGAGCTGTACGGCTTTCCCGAGCACGACGGCACCGGTCAATGCATCGGCATCATCGCGCTGGGCGGCGGCTATGCGCGCGAGCAGCTGGCCGCCTACTTCGCCGAGCTGGGGCTGCCGATGCCGCAGATCGTCGACGTGCTGCTGGCCGGCGCGCGCAACCGGCCCAGCGGGCAGGCGCGCAAGGCCGACGTCGAGGTGCAGATGGACGTGCAGATCGCCGGCGCCATCGCACCGGGCGCCAAACTCTTGGTGTACTTCGCGCCCAATACCGACAACGGCTTTCTCGAGGCCATCGTCAGCGCCATCCACGATCGCGTGCATGCGCCCGACGTCATCGCGATCAGCTGGGGCTTCACCGAGACGCTGTGGACGGCGCAGTCGCGCGAGGCCTACAACCGTGCGCTGCAGGCCGCCGCGCTGCTGGGCGTCACCGTGTGCATCGCCTCCGGCGACGACGGCGCCAGCGACGGCCAGCCCGGCCTGAACGTGTGCTTCCCTGCGTCCAGCCCGTTCGTGCTGGCCTGCGGCGGCACCCGCCTGCAGGTCGACGCGCAGGCGGCGCACGAGCAGGCCTGGTCCGGCACCGGCGGCGGCCAGAGCCGGGTGTTCGCGCGGCCGCGCTGGCAGCAGGGCCTGGCGCTGCACGGCACGCAGGCGGCGGCGCAGCCGCTGAACATGCGCGGCGTGCCGGACGTGGCCGCCAACGCCGACGCCGAGACCGGCTACTACGTGCACATCGACGGGCGCCCGGCGGTCATGGGCGGCACCAGCGCCGCAGCGCCGCTGTGGGCGGCGCTGCTGGCGCGCATCTACGGCATGAACGGCGGCCGCCGCCTGTTCCTGCCGCCGCGGCTGTACGCGGTGGCCGATGCCTGCCG